AATCATGGCCATCGTGCGGGCAATAGCTGTGCACCGCTCGAAGAATCTTTACCGACCAGCAACCAGCACCGCAAACCTTGCAATAGCCTGGCTAGCCGCCACTATTGCAACTCGAGGAGATCTAACAAATCATTCCATGTGGAAATTCTCGGTACGTCATCTGCTGACACTTCCAGATTTACAGGCAGCACTCCAGGCGCCGCTGGTATTTTTCTGTCAAGCACATAGGTAGTCCAGATTGGCTGCATTCCTGCCTTGGAGGCGCCGATCACGTCAGCCTCCGGATCATCGCCCACAAAGGCAATCTCGCTGCTCTCAACTCCGAGTCCTCTGGTCAGTTCCTGGAAAACCTTAATATGCGGCTTGCGATATCCTCAAGCCGCTCCATTAACTCAACTGCGGCTGGTGCGTGAGTAAAGTTGGACAACAGCCCGACACGGAATCGGCAAGATATACTGTCCAGCATTTCCCTCGTTCCAGGAATACGGGCGGCATGGTGAACGTATACATCGAAATAGGCGTCTACTGCTGAGGCAATCCTCCTGTCATCTGGTTTTACCCGATATCCCAGCTCTGCCAGTGCGGTGCTGATCCAGTATCTGTTATGCGTTTCTCGGCCGGTGGCGTGCGCTTTCTTCATAAGTTCGATGGCAGCTCTCCGGTGCGCCTCCCGGAATTGCTCTTTATCAACGACCAGTCCATCCAGGGCAAGACTGGCCACCAACCGATCCACCGCCTCCAGCAGGGCCGTGGGTTCCACCGTAACCAGGGTGTTGAAGAGATCGAAACCAACTGCGCGTATTCCATTCATCATATGAGGTCCTTACTTTCCCTCGTCGGCAAACCTAACCCTCAGCCCTCTCAGTCGGTTCAGAGCAGCTGCAATCTCCAACCTTCGGGGCAGGGCGTATTCTCCTAGTGGCTGCCTGTTCAAGACATCCAGGCCTCTTTCCTGCAGATCTCGTTCGAGCAGTGCCAACATCTCTCTCAAACACCTGGCATCATCGCAGTAGCGGTCCCTGAGATAGACGAGGGCATCCCCCACAGCGCGTGTTTGCGAAGGGCTCACCAGTTGTTCCAGAGCGGTTAGATCGATAGTTTCTGTACCGAAAATAATTTCCCTTGTTCCCCTGCTTCTTACCTTCACCTGCCGTCGGCCTTTCCGGGCATTGATGCTTTCCCTTATTATTATCCGGTCCCTGATCTGCCCAAAACTGCCGCCGCCTTCACTCTTTCTTTCAGTATGGACCTGGGCTGCAATCTGTTGCGCTCTGGCAGTCACATCCTTCGGCAAATATTCTTCCATGGCAATCACCGTATCGGCCACATCAAAATAGTCGCCGCAACCGCCCACAACCACCACGGTTGACACCCCCCGTTCCTGGTAGAGCAAGCGTATCTTGTCAATGAGGGGTGTGATAGGCTCCTTGTCCTTGCTCACCAGGAGCTGCATTCTATGGTCCCGGATCATAAAGTTCGTTGCCGACGTGTCCTCGTCGATGAAAAGCACCTCAGCGCCTATTTCCAGCATTTCGATAATGTTGGCTGCCTGGGACGTGCTGCCGCTGGCGTTGGGCGTGGAAAAGCACCTGGTATCCTTGCCCCGCGGCAGATTGGCAATAAACGGGCTTATGTCCACATTCTCTATGTTTCGTCCGTCTTCAGCCCTTATTTTCACTGCACCCGGCACAGTCACGCAAA
The window above is part of the Deltaproteobacteria bacterium genome. Proteins encoded here:
- a CDS encoding HAD hydrolase-like protein, with translation MKVFQELTRGLGVESSEIAFVGDDPEADVIGASKAGMQPIWTTYVLDRKIPAAPGVLPVNLEVSADDVPRISTWNDLLDLLELQ
- a CDS encoding ABC-ATPase domain-containing protein is translated as DIPEVVASSLVFGRLDRASLYRHLRTNEDQDVLRQMLRSRKLVAFVADGSNLPRRSGVNDRPLTKDVVLFSSPASLRCNVELPNRGQVTGMGIPEGVTLIVGGGYHGKSTLLEALQRSVYNHIPGDGRELCVTVPGAVKIRAEDGRNIENVDISPFIANLPRGKDTRCFSTPNASGSTSQAANIIEMLEIGAEVLFIDEDTSATNFMIRDHRMQLLVSKDKEPITPLIDKIRLLYQERGVSTVVVVGGCGDYFDVADTVIAMEEYLPKDVTARAQQIAAQVHTERKSEGGGSFGQIRDRIIIRESINARKGRRQVKVRSRGTREIIFGTETIDLTALEQLVSPSQTRAVGDALVYLRDRYCDDARCLREMLALLERDLQERGLDVLNRQPLGEYALPRRLEIAAALNRLRGLRVRFADEGK